The nucleotide sequence ATTTACCAAGGTTGACGCCGACCACCATGACATCTCTGCATCGTGAAAACGCATTAGCGAAATTGTCAAATGCATTTTGATATATGCCACCATTAATCTAACGTATATATAAAACACACTCTCTTTTTATGAGTATAATTCTCTTCCTTCTTATTCTCGTCTCCTTCCCTCCCCTTCTCtcacatattattttttgtcttattatctctataaaaaaatcaatataagatatttacgtggcttaactgtgatcCTTCAAATAAAAAGTGAGGGAATATGAGAGATACAAGGAGGGGAGAAAAAcctcctttctttttttaggCTAATGTATGCCTTTCCCAAAGTTCAAGGTACTTTTTCcacattaaataaataaacgaaCAGGGATCATTAAGGGACTTTTTCTCATTAAGAAATGGTAAATGCGTTTTTTTTGTCTttgatatattgttttttatttttaatcatcagattaaaaattgaaattaatgagTAAGATTAAAAATAGAAGTGTGTGaaggataaaaaaaatgtgttatcattttcattagttttttcttttgacaTGGCCTAATCAAATTCAAGTGTATTTTCTCTCATAAAATTGTTTAAATTAGAGGGTAAACAGGGTGCATGGATAAATCGTTTATGTTTAGGTTAGGTCaatagtttttttattatttttttttttaaggactAGTTTACATTCACCACTTTaaaacattgaaactaaaattgatactcttttttctcttcctaaacaattttgtttgtttttattttatttgattaaaattaaagaagaaTCAACAAACTTAAAGAAAAGCATGAGTgcaaaaaagagaaaacaaaatgtGAAAATAATTACCTTTTCTCATCTCCATTTCCGGTACAATAATTTTGTTGGACCATGTCAAAATGTAAGGATCGAAATATCAAAATGTAAGAGCCTATGACATCAGCGCAATCGCAGCTGAATTGAGGGCCACGATAGTTACTTGTGGGCATGTCATTGTCCAATTTGGTTATGACATCACTTTCTCTAGACGAGTCATGGTGGTGACAATAGTCAAATTTAAAATCTAGAAATGTGAAGGTTGATGTTATGATATTGCCAGCATTGATGCTTTGCTTTGCTTTCCTATAATACACAATTTATGACGGGAAAATCATAAAggcatattattttttaattttttacacaATCATTTTAATTATGATTCATGCTTTCGTTTGACTTATTCATTTCgattacaaaaaataaagagtTGTGAGTAAAAGTCATATCCATTGATAAAGATCGCTCTACTGgggatgtttgttttttatttttcctcctTCAATTCTATCTTTTGTTTGCCATGGAGTTATCCCTATCCAAATTCTAAAGAATTACTAATGTATTTTATATAATCGACAATGATTAAGAGCTTTGTGACTATGAGAAAGAGGCTTGCAATTGAGTCAACTGAGTATCGTGGCTCGAGTATATCATATTTGGGTTGTCAAGATTAGAGGTGGGCACTTTAGCGGGTTTATCAATCAACTCAAGCGAAATTTGTTGGGTTGGTTGGGTTGTAAACTTAAAAATCTTACTTTCGACTAAAAAACCAACCACTTGTTCAGTGGGTGAATTAAGTTTGGTTAAAGTATTATTGACTTGATAGAAACCGATCCACTCAAATATCAACaattttttaaaaacatatatattacatataaatatacaaaAAATCTAATAGTTTTAAATACACTTGTttatttatacttcatttcgaTAATAAGATTTAAATATTAAGTAACAAGTAGTGATTCTACAACataaaatttatataatttaataTGATGTGTATTTTAGATTATTCGTCACTCATACTCACtttaaaataagaaagaaagtaaataacttCAGCTGTAGAACTCGCACAATCCAACCTGCCTTAGAATGGTTTCACTACAAAAAAACATGAAATCTGTGAAGAATAGCTCTCGTCACATATACATTGAAAGCAAAACAAATAGGACCATTTTCTTTCGTCATGTATATGGGGCGTTACCTATTGTCCACCTgacaaatttttcattcatcACCTATTAGCTCTTTTTTGTGATTATGCTTTCCTCACACATTTCCAGCTCGAATTCTATACCAGTATGTGACACTTTGGGTGTCACTTATTCTTGGAATGAATGTTAGATTGGTCGCCAATTTTCTCTAGTGGAAATAGGTTTAAATAATGTCAACTCGAACCTACAGGGGTTGGGCAACGGGTTGAAGTCTAACCCGACCAACTCCTCCAATGCCCACCCCTAATCAAGATAATTATCTtatattgttgatttttttttttttgaattgttataagtattccaaaaatttAACGGTGTAgatctaaatataaaaaatttggagtacaaaattaaatatagaaaatatgaTTGAAGTATGGTCTACCATGCAAGTCCACTAACCTATTTAAATAAGGATTATTTTAGTCCGAAAACGAAGCTCTTGTATTTTTTATCTAGCAAATTCAAGAAAAGTTCTATGTATAAAGTATCTAtttttaaaacttgaacttttggAGATGAAATATGGTTAAAGGGAAAAACTGATTAAAATATATCTATTTGTGAGTATAGTGCACGTTTCTATTGCCCACAAAATGAATTTCCTGATTTCACCCAAGTTCTTTTTCGTTTTGCTTAAATGAGACGAAGAACCATTTAGAATATACACGAGAACTTGAATTTAAAGCAAGAACATGATAAAACTATGTCTGGATGCTCAAGACATTAATTCGAAGGAACATGAATCAATAGAAATGGCAGATCAAAGATGTTGACTGCTGAATTGGTCCATACTCCACCCTGTCCACATACTTGAGGAATAATACAAGCCCAGACGAGATTGCAAAAAAATAGGATTCGAATAAAATCTTCGGTATCTTTTTACACGTACAGTTAAAATACAAACTATAAACGCCAAAATTGAATCCGGATTCTTTTTGTAAGGATTTCGAAAATCAGTAAATTGTGTTccttcatcgtatatcgtgcggttagaaattattttaaatatttttatttaaaattaaatacaaaaaatatttttatttaaaattaaatacagacAATACCTAACAAAAATTAATCGCATAATGTACAATGAACAGATATAATTTATATATCTCTAAGATTCCCacaaaaaaaatccgaaaaagaTCATGTTGGGCCAAAATTGAATTAAATGATCTTAACGTACACCTTCATAAATTTTCACTTTAGCTGTCCTAAAACCACGTGGTCTTAACAATTCCAAACAAGTtgcaaaaaatattattattttatttacctATTGTTATGGCTATTCAAGTGTAGGGTGGAGACGCAAAAGGCAATAactgttcattaagggcaattactgttcactaggtggattaaatagtggatAGCCTTGGGGGACATTTCCCACGGTGGAACTACtcttatgtatttatttattaaaatctcaaatataaaataataataaatgcgAAAATATATGACAGCCACACTTTGTTTATAAGAAAAACTGATAAAAAGTTCTTAAAAACTTTaggttttaacgaaaatgaaaaaataaaggtgtaagtgaatagtactatgaaTGACTTTTCAatgtaaaaatgtcattttcgttaaaagtgaacattaccgaaagtttttcattaaaattccctTGTTTATAAGATAAACAGAAAAGAATTAGACCAGATTAGCTATTCCGCAACAATCATATATAATAGTTTTTCCCACCGGAATATGATtatctccggatcctctttgtaggAATTTAAAGGATCAATCAATCGtgtctgtttatcgtacattgtgcagttagaaatcattttaattaatttaaaattgaatataaataagtatctaatgaaaactgaccgcacaatgtacgattCGTACATTGTgcagttagaaatcattttaattaatttaaaattaaatataaataagtatctaatgaaaactgaccgcacaatgtacgataaataAACACGATTGATTGATCCTAAATCCCCACAAAAAGGATCCGGATAGGATCCTAGTCCTTTCGCACCCAACACCACATGACGTTTGCATTAGCTCAAGAAGACGTTGTGGTGTCAACGAGAGACTTCATGCATGTATAAAGCAACACACACCAATCCACTTCCTCAACACCACACTAAGCCAACACCTTAAACAATGCAATTAAGCATGAAGCATTCAATTCCAAACACTTCAATTTTCTCACTGTTTCTTCTCCTGATTTCAACTTCATGGGCACATGCTCTACCTTCATTAGAAGAATTCAGCCAATGCCTCTCCGAAAATTCTGACATTTCAATCCCATTCTCCACAGCCTTGATCACCCCAAAAAATTCTTCATTCCTTCCATTTCTACAATCTTCAGCACAAAATCTTAGGTACTTGGTCCCTTCAGTGCCAAAGCCCGAGTTTATCTTCACACCATTGCATGATACCCACGTCCAAGCTGCTGTCATTTGCTCAAAGCAGCTTGGAATCCACCTCAGAGTCAGAAGTGGAGGCCATGATTATGAGGCCCTCTCTTATGTCTCCCAAATCGAAACGCCTTTCATCATTGTAGACCTCGCCAAGCTTCGATCAGTCATTGTTGATATAGAAGACAACAGCGCATGGGCTCAAGCTGGGGCCACCATTGGTGAAGTTTACTACAGAATTGCACAGAAGAGCAAAACACACGGCTTCCCTGCCGGGCTTTGCACGAGTCTAGGTGTCGGCGGGCATATAACTGGAGGTGCATATGGCTCCATGATGAGGAAATATGGCCTTGGAGCTGATAATGTCATTGATGCGAGAATCGTTGATGTGAGTGGTAGAGTTCTTGATAGAGCAGCAATGGGAGAAGACCTTTTTTGGGCAATcagaggaggtggaggaggaaGCTTTGGAATCATCCTTTGGTGGAAGATAAAGCTGGTTCCTGTTCCGGCAACCGTGACAGTTTTTACTGTTCCTAAAACCTTGGAAACAGGTGCCACTAAAGTCCTATATAAATGGCAACAAGTAGCTGCCACTAAGCTGGATGAAGATCTCTTCATTAGAGTCGTCATACAAGTGTCGAAAGACAGCAAAACTGGCAATAAAACTGTCACAACTCTTTACCAAGCCCAATTTCTTGGAGGTGCTGATAGATTGCTTGATGTTGTTCAAACCAGATTCCCTGAGTTGGGATTGACCAAAAAAGATTGCACAGAAACAAGCTGGCTCAAAGCTGTGATGTACATAGCAGGGTACCCAAGTTCGACCCCACCTGAGGTAATAATCATCTTGTATAATTTGTTCAAGGCTAGTATGGGAAACACGTACGAAACACTTCTATTTTTGTTATAAGTGATTTTACGATACatgtcaaattttttatttaaaacccAAGTAGTtcttagaaaaacacttaaaagtgcTTAATGAAACGCCTAGCTAGTAAGTGCTTCTCCAGAAAGTAGTTCCACAACCCAAATGCCTTATTTTGTAGAAATACTTCTGTTATTATAAAAGTACTTTTAGCAGTCCTAAATAGATCTTTAGCGAAATCAATTTAATGTTAAGAGGATGTAGCCcggtttttttgtcaaatgcaGTAGAAAATGATTTTAGTTGTTAGAAAACATTTTTAGCCATTACATAATCAGACTCCAATATGCCGTTTAGTGAATTTACTTTAATGCTCGACgacttaacataattttttgtgTGAATCTCAATATATATTGTGTTCTTTGTGCTTGCTTGTTTCTAAATTGATTTTGGTGTTCATTTTACTCGTCTGGTGTGATCTTCGGACTAAAAGTTCGTTGGTGCCTTTATATTTCTAACAGGTTTTGCTTCAAGGAAAATCCACATTCAAGAACTACTTCAAAGCCAAATCAGACTTTGTCAGATACCCAATTCCTGAAAGTGGGCTTGAAGGGTTTTGGAAGAGGCTGATGGAGGAAGAGTCTCCTCTAGTAATTTTGACCCCATATGGGGGAATGGTGAGCAGGATTTCAGAGAGTGCAATCCCCTTTCCCCACAGAAAAGTTCTCTTCAAAATCCAGTACCTGACCACATGGCAGGATGGGAAAGAAGATCAAAACAAACATATGGACTGGATCGGAAAGCTTTACAATTACATGGCCCCTTATGTCACAATGTTTCCAAGGCAGGCATACGTGAATTATAGGGATCTTGATTTGGGGGTTAACAAGAAGAGCAACGTAAGCTTCATTGAGGCAAGTGCTTGGGGGAAAAGGTATTTCAAGGACAACTTCAACAGGTTGATTAAGATAAAGACCAAAGTGGATCCTGATAATTTTTTCAGGCATGAACAAAGCATCCCTCCTCTCCCACTCCCTCCTTCAAGATCTAGAACTTCTCCAGGCCAT is from Malus sylvestris chromosome 5, drMalSylv7.2, whole genome shotgun sequence and encodes:
- the LOC126620715 gene encoding berberine bridge enzyme-like 15, coding for MQLSMKHSIPNTSIFSLFLLLISTSWAHALPSLEEFSQCLSENSDISIPFSTALITPKNSSFLPFLQSSAQNLRYLVPSVPKPEFIFTPLHDTHVQAAVICSKQLGIHLRVRSGGHDYEALSYVSQIETPFIIVDLAKLRSVIVDIEDNSAWAQAGATIGEVYYRIAQKSKTHGFPAGLCTSLGVGGHITGGAYGSMMRKYGLGADNVIDARIVDVSGRVLDRAAMGEDLFWAIRGGGGGSFGIILWWKIKLVPVPATVTVFTVPKTLETGATKVLYKWQQVAATKLDEDLFIRVVIQVSKDSKTGNKTVTTLYQAQFLGGADRLLDVVQTRFPELGLTKKDCTETSWLKAVMYIAGYPSSTPPEVLLQGKSTFKNYFKAKSDFVRYPIPESGLEGFWKRLMEEESPLVILTPYGGMVSRISESAIPFPHRKVLFKIQYLTTWQDGKEDQNKHMDWIGKLYNYMAPYVTMFPRQAYVNYRDLDLGVNKKSNVSFIEASAWGKRYFKDNFNRLIKIKTKVDPDNFFRHEQSIPPLPLPPSRSRTSPGHHHRTENS